A stretch of the Fusarium musae strain F31 chromosome 2, whole genome shotgun sequence genome encodes the following:
- a CDS encoding hypothetical protein (EggNog:ENOG41) → MKYHSLLLGVSAGANALAIAEATKRRDAGYMYQPDPTPIVGISDLRHLALGKRQETTAEASTFTLVVSPDSTCGFLSGSPGNAITCGNGDKCSWELRYVTAIFCGTQAYNRCLERDDALDTKLCNDVCQSNQYNLLCTNTASPYCGTYNYQSGVVGFRCATASLTAAQDVEFTYTSQKGRSFSTTLVSDETTSSIPSSSEPGSSSTEEPSSTTSEAEPSESDSGGGGGSSTPVGAIVGGSIGGFVALSLVVLGAFWLWRKNKNQNAAQPSPQQPSVTAASSMPPPGPYGDTVPPMAQHYPKSDVTSPTQSEWRESMITAQTATTPVQNQAWGQYPQGSPYPPQAQPQELHPQGNQGLQDGQVHEMPSDTNYHR, encoded by the exons ATGAAGTATCACAGCCTATTGCTTGGTGTCTCTGCCGGAGCAAACGCTCTAGCCATCGCCGAGGCCACAAAGCGTCGAGATGCGGGATACATGTATCAGCCTGATCCGACCCCCATTGTGGGGATCTCTGATCTGAGGCATTTGGCCCTGGGGAAACGACAGGAGACTACCGCTGAGGCGTCGACCTTTACGCTTGTTGTTAGTCCCGACTCGACTTGTGGTTTTTTGTCGGGTTCACCTGGAAATGCGATTACTTGCGGTAATGGAGATAAGTGTAGTTGGGAGCTGCGATATGTTACTGCCATCTTTTGCGGTACTCAGGCCTATAACCGCTGTTTGGAGAGGGATGATGCTCTAGACACAAAACTCTGCAATGATGTTTGCCAGAGCAATCAGTATAACCTCCTTTG CACCAATACTGCTTCGCCTTATTGCGGAACGTATAATTATCAatctggtgttgttggcttCAGATGCGCAACGGCATCATTGACAGCCGCTCAGGATGTTGAGTTTACATACACCAGTCAAAAGGGCCGCAGCTTCTCTACGACATTGGTTTCTGACGAAACTACGTCATCTATCCCCTCAAGCTCAGAGCCTggatcatcatcgacagagGAACCTTCGTCGACGACTTCAGAAGCTGAGCCCAGTGAATCCGACtcaggcggcggcggcggaagCTCAACGCCTGTCGGTGCCATTGTCGGAGGCTCGATCGGTGGTTTTGTCGCTTTGTCACTGGTAGTTCTCGGCGCGTTCTGGCTTTGgcgaaagaacaagaaccagAACGCCGCTCAACCATCACCTCAACAACCATCCGTGACGGCAGCTTCATCGATGCCTCCCCCAGGTCCTTACGGCGACACTGTACCCCCCATGGCACAGCATTATCCTAAATCAGATGTTACATCGCCAACACAGTCTGAGTGGAGAGAGTCTATGATTACGGCGCAGACTGCTACTACGCCTGTGCAGAACCAGGCCTGGGGTCAGTATCCCCAAGGTTCTCCTTATCCTCCTCAGGCACAGCCACAGGAATTACACCCACAGGGAAATCAGGGACTTCAGGATGGTCAGGTCCATGAGATGCCTTCTGATACCAACTACCACCGTTGA
- a CDS encoding hypothetical protein (EggNog:ENOG41) — protein sequence MGYSGGDDQRSPSITIPIAVCMGISIYNVIELNALILTTFKTRKSLYFWSFLAATNGIAPHTIGFLLKNLVFSDNFVLYITLISVGWVLMVTGQSLVLYSRLHLIFWNQFILKLVLAMIITNAVVLHIPIIILMYGANSSDKNPWVHPYQIYEKIQVTVFFFQELIISAIYIKACSSFFVTEGLLYLKGVRRMRRHLLFVNVVIILLDIPILVLEFADFYDFQTAYKAIVYSIKLKLEFNLLNRLVEVAKGNDTRGAESGNQIVRLNAFEQDCAGYVAKDSEYGNTERDANTKRRKRENSNADDRILIEREISDNFMNKWLYLFNRDAAEEPSRKFK from the exons ATGGGCTACTCTGGCGGCGACGATCAACGAAGCCCTTCGATAACGATACCCATCGCAGTCTGTATGGGCATTTCTATATACAATGTTATTGAGCTCAATGCTCTCATCCTTACGACGTtcaagacgaggaagagcctGTACTTTTGGAGCTTTCTGGCTGCTACGAATGGGATTGCACCTCATACCATTGGTTTTCTCCTCAAGAATCTGGTCTTTTCTGATAACTTTGTTTTGTACATCACGCTTATTTCTGTTGGTTGGGTTTTGATGGTCACGGGCCAATCACTCGTTTTATACTCCCGACTACACCTGATTTTCTGGAACCAGTTCATTCTAAAGCTTGTGCTGGCTATGATTATCACCAATGCTGTTGTTTTGCATATTCCGATTATTATTCTCATGTACGGCGCCAacagcagcgacaagaaTCCATGGGTTCATCCTTATCAGATCTACGAAAAGATTCAAGTCACGGTGTTCTTCTTTCAagaactcatcatctcagcgATCTACATCAAGGCATGCTCCTCATTCTTTGTGACAGAGGGGCTTCTGTACCTGAAAGGTGTTCGACGGATGAGGAGGCATTTACTATTCGTCAACGTTGTTATAATCCTTCTCGACATTCCGATCCTAGTCCTCGAGTTCGCAGACTTCTACGACTTTCAGACAGCTTACAAAGCGATTGTCTACAgcattaagttaaagcttgaGTTTAATCTTTTGAATCGACTCGTGGAGGTTGCAAAAGGGAATGATACCCGTGGTGCGGAGAGTGGAAATCAAATTGTGCGTTTGAATGCTTTTGAGCAAGATTGTGCTGGATACGTGGCCAAAGACAGTGAATACGGAAACACGGAAAGGGATGCAAATACGAAGAGACGAAAACGCGAGAACTCGAATGCAGATGATAGGATTTTAATCGAGAGGGAAATATCT GACAACTTCATGAATAAATGGCTTTACCTCTTCAACCGGGATGCTGCAGAAGAACCTTCTCGAAAGTTCAAGTAA